Proteins found in one Bacillota bacterium genomic segment:
- a CDS encoding ABC transporter permease subunit, which translates to MGFVNFFINLFKAAKEQPKAFFKGLSSFFLMGLGQLRNKQWYKAIPLFVVIIVFLAIEISTSNYIYALSGEISQFPAEDKLYFFRDYGGFFTKGLWGFITLGKLVLGSVYRGETIVIFDQIFTWKSADNSQVLLGQGVIATVLILMFVITWIFSIKDAFQSHLKIQETGHNETYHEFIKRVWNDFFAYIIIIPSLILIFLFILIPFLFSFLVAFTNWTGRISLGQGLFKWVGFETFKQVFENPDWLKFFGDVLLWTLFYAFMSSVTVYVLGFIQAMIIESKYVIFKKFWRMILILPWAIPGMISLMLFRNVFADNFGLMNQVLAQAGVTDQVKNFLTSIGLVGQQTAGNIIWFNDPLNGSLAKTLIIVVNLWLGYPYFMMLITGVLGTIPESLFEAADIDGATSSQKFRYITFPWVLRATAPVIITTFTFNFNNFGAIYFLSGGGPGYPIDQIPQSVRIIGAAPGQTDILISWIYKLSFQSTVNQYSLASVYSILIFIFIGLSAIYNLSKLKSFWEED; encoded by the coding sequence ATGGGATTTGTAAACTTTTTTATTAATCTTTTTAAAGCCGCTAAAGAACAACCGAAAGCATTTTTTAAAGGACTGAGTAGTTTTTTTCTTATGGGGCTTGGACAATTAAGAAATAAACAATGGTATAAAGCAATACCTTTGTTTGTTGTAATCATTGTTTTTCTAGCTATTGAAATATCTACTAGCAATTACATATACGCATTAAGTGGTGAAATTTCTCAATTTCCCGCAGAAGATAAGCTCTACTTCTTTCGAGATTATGGAGGATTTTTCACTAAAGGGTTATGGGGATTTATCACACTTGGAAAACTTGTTTTAGGTAGTGTATATCGTGGTGAAACCATTGTAATTTTTGATCAAATATTTACATGGAAATCTGCGGATAATTCTCAAGTGCTTCTGGGACAAGGAGTCATCGCAACGGTTTTAATTTTGATGTTTGTTATTACTTGGATTTTTAGTATTAAAGACGCGTTTCAATCACATCTTAAAATACAAGAAACAGGACACAACGAAACTTATCACGAATTTATTAAAAGAGTATGGAATGATTTTTTCGCATATATAATTATCATTCCGTCACTTATTCTGATTTTTCTATTTATTTTGATTCCGTTTCTCTTTTCATTCTTGGTGGCATTTACAAATTGGACTGGAAGGATCTCGCTTGGACAGGGATTGTTCAAATGGGTCGGGTTTGAAACATTTAAACAGGTGTTTGAGAATCCCGACTGGTTAAAATTTTTTGGAGATGTATTACTTTGGACGTTATTTTATGCTTTTATGAGTAGCGTAACGGTTTATGTATTAGGGTTTATTCAAGCAATGATTATTGAAAGTAAATATGTTATTTTTAAAAAGTTTTGGAGAATGATTTTAATATTGCCTTGGGCGATTCCAGGGATGATTTCTTTAATGTTATTTAGAAATGTTTTTGCAGACAATTTTGGACTTATGAATCAGGTATTAGCCCAGGCGGGCGTGACAGACCAGGTGAAGAACTTTTTAACTTCAATCGGATTAGTCGGTCAACAAACAGCAGGTAATATTATTTGGTTTAATGATCCACTTAATGGGTCACTTGCTAAAACATTAATAATAGTCGTTAATCTATGGCTTGGTTATCCATACTTTATGATGTTAATTACCGGAGTTTTAGGCACGATACCAGAAAGCTTATTTGAAGCAGCTGATATTGATGGAGCAACTAGTTCACAAAAATTCAGATATATAACTTTTCCTTGGGTACTGCGAGCAACTGCACCGGTAATTATCACAACATTTACTTTTAATTTCAATAATTTTGGCGCAATTTATTTCTTAAGCGGCGGAGGACCAGGTTATCCAATTGATCAAATTCCTCAATCGGTACGAATTATTGGAGCAGCGCCAGGACAAACAGATATTTTAATTTCTTGGATTTATAAACTTTCTTTTCAATCTACAGTAAATCAGTACAGTTTAGCTTCTGTTTATTCAATTTTAATCTTCATCTTTATAGGACTTTCAGCAATTTACAATTTATCTAAACTGAAATCATTTTGGGAGGAGGACTAA
- a CDS encoding ABC transporter permease subunit, with translation MTFKDKTARFFRRLTIRKGITGVLAYVWLLVMVVIVMTPVLWLVSAAFTDATSLEQVPIIPKISEWSLANYEDLFTYKSTTSQVFPDYVRAFLTTLGIASLNTVLVVIFSSLMGFSFSRYRFKGKKKVLLLMMALQMFPSFMGMLAIFMFFRQFGLLNNPVALTLIYVAGAIPYNTFIVRGFMRNIPKSLDEAAFIDGASNLQTLTKVIIPLAVPIMGFIAVNAFMAPWLDYILPSVVMPQRDTVAIWLFRYMDPRVSTYNPIKFMSGALFLAVPIMLVQIYMQKYLIYGLTSGADKG, from the coding sequence ATGACTTTTAAAGACAAAACAGCCAGATTTTTTCGAAGACTGACTATAAGAAAAGGCATAACAGGAGTATTAGCTTATGTATGGTTACTTGTAATGGTTGTCATAGTTATGACTCCGGTGTTATGGTTAGTATCTGCGGCGTTTACAGATGCGACTAGTTTGGAACAAGTCCCAATTATTCCGAAAATTTCAGAATGGAGCTTAGCAAATTACGAAGATTTATTCACATACAAAAGTACTACAAGTCAAGTGTTTCCAGATTATGTAAGAGCATTTCTAACTACTTTAGGAATAGCTTCATTAAATACTGTATTAGTAGTAATCTTTTCTTCTTTAATGGGATTTAGTTTTTCTAGATACCGATTTAAAGGAAAAAAGAAAGTATTACTTTTAATGATGGCTTTGCAAATGTTTCCTTCTTTTATGGGAATGCTTGCCATATTCATGTTCTTTAGACAATTTGGGTTATTGAATAATCCTGTTGCACTTACATTAATTTACGTAGCCGGTGCGATTCCATATAATACATTTATTGTTAGAGGATTTATGAGAAACATACCAAAATCGCTTGATGAGGCAGCTTTTATCGATGGAGCATCGAATTTACAAACATTAACTAAAGTAATTATTCCTCTAGCAGTTCCGATTATGGGATTTATAGCAGTTAATGCTTTCATGGCGCCTTGGTTAGACTATATCTTGCCATCCGTAGTTATGCCTCAAAGAGATACCGTAGCGATTTGGTTGTTTAGGTATATGGATCCTAGGGTTTCTACTTATAATCCAATTAAATTTATGAGCGGGGCGCTGTTCTTAGCAGTTCCAATTATGTTAGTACAAATTTACATGCAAAAGTATTTGATTTATGGTTTGACTTCAGGAGCAGATAAAGGATAA
- a CDS encoding ABC transporter substrate-binding protein has product MKKLGLFLTLVIAMFALTACNTTRAYSDCLTPDGTVACWNATDLNFRWEDGAVVEIGVDSDSMGAALVEKWNADFPALADKLVFRNYGSANGESGGMQGIETAQGEAPDVALVIDNEVTGRVASILGLHDYFADLGSEQTHKVVYDTINTVGTYYLPAFYDGMAFSWNKTMLISLGISLTDANEDGLPDAVDTWEEIFAIADAWTERPTFDGNTILEVFPISLSEVWSGYSSVTAGEWQLFAGGDLADPEFSDAKFKAGLDFIVEFASHAMSVDDTGAKKAASAMGWRWDAYLDGAYPFSLVGTWQDVDGKETANEYDFKFSAMPTYDGVQLTPLMKTKGFVINGYTENPSASSEVLRWLYTKDVMETIVSSSSYLPALETDAAIYPDIASENKAEFALGMRFNTLEPAGSLPNATTIRAMNVYYNINIQDYYVAVWDGTKTPTEAQTELVSVANAWILENNVAPTE; this is encoded by the coding sequence GTGAAAAAATTAGGATTATTTCTTACGCTAGTTATTGCAATGTTTGCATTAACAGCATGCAACACGACTCGTGCATATTCAGACTGTTTAACTCCAGACGGAACCGTAGCTTGTTGGAACGCTACCGATTTGAATTTTAGATGGGAAGACGGCGCGGTAGTTGAAATCGGTGTTGACAGTGATTCAATGGGAGCAGCATTGGTAGAAAAATGGAATGCAGACTTTCCAGCTTTAGCTGACAAATTAGTTTTTAGAAACTATGGTTCAGCCAATGGTGAAAGCGGCGGTATGCAAGGAATTGAAACCGCTCAAGGCGAAGCTCCAGACGTAGCTCTTGTCATTGACAACGAAGTAACTGGTAGAGTTGCTTCAATACTTGGACTTCATGATTATTTTGCTGACTTAGGATCAGAACAAACTCATAAAGTTGTTTATGATACTATTAACACAGTAGGAACATATTACTTGCCAGCATTCTACGATGGAATGGCTTTCTCATGGAATAAAACAATGTTAATTTCATTAGGAATTAGTTTAACAGACGCTAACGAAGATGGACTTCCAGATGCAGTAGATACTTGGGAAGAAATTTTTGCAATCGCAGATGCTTGGACTGAAAGACCTACATTTGATGGCAATACTATTCTTGAAGTATTCCCTATTTCTTTATCTGAAGTATGGAGTGGATACTCTTCAGTTACAGCAGGCGAATGGCAATTATTCGCAGGCGGAGATTTAGCTGACCCTGAATTTTCAGATGCTAAATTTAAAGCTGGATTAGATTTTATCGTTGAATTTGCTTCTCATGCTATGAGCGTTGATGATACAGGCGCTAAAAAAGCAGCTTCAGCAATGGGCTGGAGATGGGATGCTTATCTTGATGGAGCTTATCCATTTAGTTTAGTTGGAACTTGGCAAGATGTTGATGGAAAAGAAACTGCAAATGAATATGATTTTAAATTCTCTGCAATGCCAACTTATGATGGCGTTCAATTAACTCCATTAATGAAAACCAAAGGTTTTGTTATCAATGGTTATACTGAAAATCCATCAGCTTCATCTGAAGTTTTAAGATGGCTTTACACAAAAGATGTTATGGAAACAATCGTTTCTAGTTCATCTTATTTACCAGCTTTAGAAACAGATGCTGCAATCTATCCAGATATCGCTTCTGAAAACAAAGCAGAATTTGCTTTAGGAATGAGATTTAATACATTAGAACCAGCTGGTTCTTTACCTAATGCAACTACAATTAGAGCAATGAACGTATATTATAACATTAATATTCAAGACTACTATGTTGCTGTATGGGATGGAACTAAAACTCCAACCGAAGCTCAAACAGAATTAGTGAGCGTTGCAAATGCTTGGATTCTTGAAAACAACGTTGCACCAACTGAATAA
- a CDS encoding alpha-amylase — protein MKKTILVIMMIIISFVFVSCHEQTTTTTQAIATTTTKDLSWKIDYDMVDTSSYFLNDVSVCYQIFPISFADSNGDGYGDIKGITENIDYLKNTLNVDCLWINPVNTSPSYHKYDVTNYYEIDPQLGTMADYEELLDVSEENGIKILMDFVINHTSYNHPWFDNSRSSQTSEYRDWYVWNSLTDKVAYPSKVGWYLNNGQYYYASFWDQMPELNFDNEFVREEIKNIAEFWILKGVDGFRIDAAKHIYDSNEYPSGTSTITENVQLFKELNSFVKSVNPDAFIVGEIASISSDYVSDYYAGMDSAFNFEFSSKLIYSLQAGYDSLAIQSLVNARDAFGLIRTEYIDSVFLTNHDQNRIFDQIGQDINKMKLASRILLTLPGISWIYYGEELGMSGVKPDETIRQPFIWGEDSSYNTTGKTGGISDWTAYNLSLDGVTSQLEDENSLLNVYIQMISLKKSESVIQYGDIQLIDNDENRLMTYLRSYEGTTYLVIHNMSSQEKAITHDLDSFNIIYQSEDFSSVGQLFSFSPYSTTILEVYNSDIVFRK, from the coding sequence ATGAAAAAGACGATACTTGTAATTATGATGATTATCATATCGTTTGTTTTTGTTTCGTGCCATGAACAGACAACAACAACTACTCAAGCAATTGCCACTACAACCACAAAAGATTTATCATGGAAAATAGATTATGATATGGTAGATACTTCTTCATATTTTTTAAACGATGTAAGTGTTTGTTATCAAATTTTTCCTATTTCTTTTGCAGATAGTAATGGGGATGGGTATGGAGACATTAAGGGAATAACAGAAAATATCGATTATTTAAAAAATACACTAAATGTGGATTGCCTGTGGATTAATCCCGTAAACACCTCTCCGAGTTATCATAAATATGATGTTACAAATTATTATGAGATTGACCCACAACTTGGAACCATGGCTGACTATGAAGAATTATTAGATGTTTCTGAAGAAAATGGCATAAAAATATTAATGGACTTTGTTATTAATCACACATCATATAATCATCCTTGGTTTGATAATTCTAGAAGTTCTCAAACGAGTGAATATCGAGATTGGTACGTTTGGAATAGTTTAACTGACAAAGTGGCTTACCCAAGTAAAGTCGGCTGGTATTTAAATAACGGACAATATTATTACGCTTCTTTTTGGGATCAAATGCCAGAGCTTAATTTTGATAATGAATTTGTAAGAGAAGAAATAAAAAATATTGCTGAATTTTGGATTTTAAAGGGTGTTGATGGATTTAGAATAGATGCCGCAAAACATATATATGACTCAAATGAGTATCCAAGTGGAACATCAACCATTACAGAGAACGTTCAGTTATTCAAAGAATTAAATAGTTTTGTTAAGTCGGTAAATCCTGACGCCTTTATTGTTGGAGAAATCGCTAGTATCAGTTCGGATTATGTTAGTGATTATTATGCAGGAATGGATTCGGCATTTAATTTTGAGTTTTCAAGTAAACTAATTTATTCTTTGCAGGCGGGTTATGATTCTTTAGCAATTCAATCTTTGGTTAATGCAAGAGATGCTTTTGGATTAATTCGAACAGAGTACATCGATTCTGTTTTCCTTACCAATCATGATCAAAATAGAATATTTGATCAAATCGGACAAGACATAAATAAAATGAAACTCGCTTCAAGAATTCTCTTAACTTTACCTGGAATTTCTTGGATTTATTATGGAGAAGAATTAGGAATGAGTGGAGTGAAGCCTGATGAAACAATTAGACAACCTTTTATTTGGGGAGAAGATAGTTCTTATAACACTACCGGAAAAACCGGAGGAATTAGTGATTGGACTGCTTATAATCTAAGCTTGGATGGCGTTACTTCTCAATTAGAAGATGAAAACTCATTGCTAAATGTTTATATTCAAATGATTTCATTAAAGAAAAGCGAAAGCGTAATACAGTATGGAGATATTCAATTAATCGATAATGACGAAAACCGGTTGATGACTTATCTTAGGAGTTATGAGGGAACAACTTATTTAGTCATTCATAATATGAGTTCTCAAGAAAAAGCTATTACTCATGATTTAGATTCGTTCAATATTATTTATCAAAGCGAAGATTTTTCAAGTGTTGGACAATTGTTTAGTTTTTCTCCTTACTCGACAACAATTTTAGAGGTTTATAATTCAGATATTGTGTTTAGAAAATAA
- the pulA gene encoding type I pullulanase, producing the protein MKLLKKLLAIFLLSIVSVTILSTHTKVAAYDTSTLNIHYFRYDDTYTGWSLWLWPYEPIDGGGSDYTFNGEDSFGKTLSLSLEDTPLVDSTSIGILVRTADWVKDVSINRYIDLTNPDEFGTVDVYLVQNDSTVYYALEDADVSNKVLSASFIDEDSVYFVTTKTITADDVTLYADEDEIAISNFAMNGYEGSFDITEEVDLFKSYSLEVDFGDVDLATSAVGFDGFYTSDAFNEAFGYDGDLGAIYSSASTTFKLWAPVSDAVQLNLYTLGHTASQTDYDGIVGVNDPYQVSEMILGDKGVWSVTVLGDLDGIYYTYSVTNGEDENELVDPYAFTVGVNGSRGMVINFDNYNPTDWESDVRPETMVSYTDAIIYELHVRDFTSHSSWNGTEEYRGKFLGLTETGTTYSSVTTGLDHILELGVTHVQLLPVFDHGIIDETRLNDESYYGIYDGIFNWGYMPENFNSLEGSYSTDPYNGEVRTTEFKELVQTFHSNDVRVIMDVVYNHTGKSADSNFDLIIPGYYYRMNSDGTFSNGSGTGNETASERYMFSKYMVDSLKFYANEYHIDGFRFDLMKLHDIETMNVIVEELHAIDDTIIIFGEPWTGGTSQLSQTDAAYNANLDVLPGIAVFNDDTRDGIKGSVFTEGDKGFVQGSNYADSRVMLGVTGGTAQLNLGIGALPKGAWALQPTQTINYVTAHDNNTLYDKLYLSTYAPADQIIRMQRQANAIVLTSQGIPFLHAGVEILRSKPCTVGGDTCNSSNLFDHNSYKSPDETNQIDWNLKVDNIDTFNYYKTLISLRKMKPVFTLSTTAEITQSLTLIPDQESGFISYLLSDSTDQWKTIYVLHNNGDQKRKVTLQLGTWNVVATTDEIGEVTTTSFNDETISTLSTLYVQKGGKTIELDTNETLIMYSLETVTYSAPAETNYLLPIFISVGAVIVLIPTIIIARKKILVK; encoded by the coding sequence ATGAAATTATTAAAAAAATTACTTGCGATTTTCTTGTTAAGTATTGTTAGTGTAACCATTCTCTCTACTCATACAAAAGTCGCAGCATACGATACATCTACTTTAAACATCCATTATTTTCGGTATGATGACACTTATACCGGATGGAGCCTATGGTTATGGCCATATGAACCAATTGATGGCGGAGGATCAGATTACACCTTTAATGGAGAAGATTCCTTTGGAAAAACTCTCTCTCTTTCTTTAGAAGATACTCCCTTAGTTGATTCAACTTCAATTGGGATTCTCGTTCGAACCGCCGATTGGGTAAAAGACGTTTCTATTAACCGCTACATTGATTTAACGAACCCAGATGAATTTGGTACTGTAGATGTCTATTTGGTTCAAAACGACTCAACAGTCTACTATGCTTTAGAAGATGCGGATGTATCAAACAAAGTCCTTTCCGCAAGTTTTATCGACGAGGACTCTGTGTATTTCGTTACTACAAAAACAATCACCGCAGATGATGTAACACTCTACGCAGATGAAGATGAAATTGCTATTTCTAATTTTGCTATGAATGGCTATGAAGGATCTTTTGACATTACAGAAGAGGTAGATTTATTCAAAAGTTATTCTCTTGAAGTAGATTTTGGAGACGTTGATTTAGCAACTTCTGCAGTAGGATTTGATGGTTTTTATACAAGCGATGCCTTTAATGAAGCTTTTGGTTATGATGGGGACTTAGGCGCAATTTATTCAAGCGCTTCTACCACTTTTAAGCTTTGGGCTCCTGTAAGCGATGCCGTTCAATTAAATCTATATACACTGGGTCACACCGCTTCTCAAACGGATTATGATGGCATTGTAGGTGTGAATGATCCCTATCAAGTATCAGAAATGATTCTAGGAGATAAAGGGGTATGGTCCGTAACCGTTTTAGGTGATTTAGATGGCATATATTATACCTACTCTGTCACAAATGGAGAAGATGAAAACGAACTCGTTGATCCTTATGCCTTCACAGTTGGGGTCAATGGTAGTCGAGGAATGGTCATCAATTTTGATAACTATAATCCTACTGACTGGGAATCTGATGTAAGACCAGAAACTATGGTTTCTTATACTGATGCGATTATCTATGAATTACATGTTAGAGATTTTACATCTCATTCTTCTTGGAACGGAACGGAAGAATATCGTGGAAAATTTTTAGGATTAACCGAAACAGGCACAACCTATAGCTCGGTAACTACTGGATTAGATCATATTCTAGAACTAGGCGTTACACACGTTCAATTGCTTCCGGTTTTTGATCATGGTATTATTGATGAAACTAGATTAAATGACGAATCTTATTATGGTATTTATGATGGTATCTTTAACTGGGGATACATGCCAGAAAACTTTAATTCACTAGAGGGAAGTTATTCAACAGATCCTTATAATGGAGAAGTCAGAACTACAGAATTTAAAGAGTTAGTTCAAACATTCCATTCAAATGATGTAAGAGTGATTATGGATGTTGTATACAATCATACTGGAAAATCCGCTGACTCCAATTTTGATTTAATAATACCTGGATATTATTATAGAATGAACAGTGATGGAACATTTTCTAACGGAAGTGGCACTGGAAACGAAACCGCTTCAGAACGATATATGTTTAGTAAATACATGGTTGATTCCTTAAAATTTTATGCAAACGAATACCATATAGATGGATTCCGTTTTGATTTAATGAAACTTCATGACATAGAAACAATGAATGTAATCGTCGAAGAACTTCATGCAATAGATGATACAATCATTATTTTTGGAGAACCATGGACAGGTGGCACAAGTCAGCTTTCCCAAACCGATGCAGCTTATAATGCAAATTTAGATGTATTACCTGGCATTGCAGTTTTTAACGATGATACAAGAGATGGTATCAAAGGGTCTGTCTTTACAGAAGGAGACAAAGGTTTTGTTCAAGGAAGCAATTATGCTGATTCTAGAGTCATGTTAGGCGTAACCGGAGGAACCGCTCAATTAAATTTAGGTATTGGGGCTCTTCCAAAAGGAGCTTGGGCTCTTCAACCAACACAAACCATTAATTATGTAACGGCACATGATAACAATACTCTTTATGATAAATTATATTTAAGTACCTATGCACCCGCTGATCAAATTATTCGAATGCAAAGGCAAGCAAATGCTATTGTCTTAACTTCTCAGGGAATTCCGTTCTTACATGCGGGTGTTGAAATCTTACGATCAAAACCTTGTACGGTTGGTGGGGATACTTGTAATTCAAGCAATTTATTTGATCATAATTCCTATAAATCGCCTGATGAAACCAACCAAATTGATTGGAATTTAAAGGTAGACAATATTGATACTTTTAATTATTACAAAACTCTAATCTCGCTTAGAAAAATGAAACCCGTGTTTACATTGAGTACAACTGCTGAAATCACACAATCCTTAACGCTGATTCCTGATCAGGAATCTGGATTCATATCCTATTTACTAAGCGATAGTACAGACCAATGGAAGACTATTTATGTTTTACATAATAACGGAGACCAAAAACGCAAAGTCACATTGCAACTTGGAACGTGGAACGTGGTTGCTACAACCGATGAAATCGGCGAAGTCACTACTACAAGTTTCAATGATGAAACCATTTCAACTCTTTCAACGCTTTATGTTCAAAAAGGTGGAAAAACAATTGAACTCGATACAAATGAAACGTTAATTATGTATAGTTTAGAAACTGTAACATACAGCGCTCCTGCAGAAACTAATTATTTGCTACCAATTTTCATTAGCGTAGGTGCTGTTATTGTTCTTATCCCTACCATCATTATTGCAAGAAAAAAGATTTTAGTAAAATAA